One segment of Alnus glutinosa chromosome 2, dhAlnGlut1.1, whole genome shotgun sequence DNA contains the following:
- the LOC133859389 gene encoding uncharacterized protein LOC133859389 — MDENSAVIEAILREQEEVELAENKNKNKDAQKVSEIGWQTVSYQKRNRKASKPPPRENSADPLSRRPNGAAKTDIFRPIEQHSEERLRRALEVQLAAEAAASGEGSKRHSDDDENSDAEAAGAPGAVENGEVKPKKPKKPKKPKVTVAEAASKIDAADLGAFLIDITASYESQQDIQLTRFADYFGRGFASVGAAQFPWLKTFKESSVAKMVDIPLSSIPEDVYKTSVDWMGKRSSEALSSFMLWSLDSILADLASHQAAAKGSKKVVQQASSKSQVAIFVVLAMALRRKPDALISLLPTIKENPKYQGQDKLPVTIWVIAQASQGDLVVGLYMWVYCLLPILASKSGCNPLSRDLILQLVERILASPKARPILLNGAVRKGERVVPPSALELLMRFTFPAPSARLKATERFEVVYPTLKEVALAGSPGSKAMRQLTQQILDITIKAVGEGITDLSREASDISVWCLTQNPECYRQWDMLYMDNLEASVIILRKLSHEWKEHSAKHPTLDTLRETLQSFKQKNEKALAKGDDGAHYASLKDADKYCKVISRHLSQGHGCMKSMVIVSLALAVGAVITSQNMHSWDYKKLSELLNFP, encoded by the exons ATGGACGAGAATTCAGCAGTCATCGAAGCGATTCTGAGAGAGCAGGAGGAGGTAGAACTGGCagagaacaagaacaagaacaaggaCGCCCAAAAGGTCAGCGAAATCGGATGGCAAACGGTGTCGTATCAGAAGCGCAACAGAAAGGCGTCCAAGCCTCCGCCGCGGGAGAATTCGGCGGATCCGCTGAGCCGCCGGCCCAACGGAGCCGCCAAAACAGATATCTTCCGCCCGATCGAGCAGCACTCTGAGGAGCGCCTCCGGCGCGCGCTCGAGGTTCAGCTCGCCGCCGAAGCGGCCGCATCCGGAGAGGGATCGAAGCGGCATTCTGACGACGATGAGAATAGCGACGCGGAGGCCGCCGGCGCCCCCGGCGCCGTCGAGAATGGCGAGGTGAAGCCTAAGAAGCCGAAGAAGCCGAAGAAGCCGAAGGTGACCGTCGCTGAAGCAGCTTCGAAGATCGACGCCGCTGATCTCGGTGCTTTTCTAATTGATATCACC GCTTCGTACGAATCTCAACAAGATATACAGCTAACGCGATTCGCGGATTATTTTGGCCGCGGATTCGCGTCGGTGGGTGCGGCTCAATTTCCGTGGTTGAAGACATTCAAAGAGTCCAGTGTTGCAAAGATGGTTGAT ATTCCTCTTTCCAGTATACCTGAAGACGTTTATAAGACATCTGTTGACTGGATGGGCAAGCGGTCTTCTGAAGCACTTAGCTCCTTTATGTTATGGTCATTAGATAGCATTCTCGCTGACCTTGCCAGTCACCAAGCAGCTGCCAAGGGATCCAAAAAGGTGGTTCAGCAAGCATCTTCAAAGTCTCAG GTTGCCATATTTGTCGTTTTAGCAATGGCACTACGACGAAAGCCTGATGCGTTGATCAGTTTATTGCCTACAATTAAGGAAAACCCGAAATATCAAGGACAGGATAAGCTTCCAGTCACTATTTGGGTGATTGCTCAG GCATCTCAAGGAGATTTAGTTGTTGGGTTGTACATGTGGGTTTATTGTCTCTTGCCTATACTGGCTAGCAAGTCAGGCTGTAATCCGCTATCCAGAGACTTGATTTTACAGTTGGTTGAGAG AATTTTAGCTTCCCCAAAAGCTCGCCCTATTCTATTAAACGGTGCTGTCAGAAAGGGGGAGCGCGTGGTGCCACCATCAGCtcttgagcttttgatgagattCACCTTCCCAGCACCATCAGCTCGGCTAAAG GCAACTGAAAGGTTTGAAGTTGTATATCCGACCTTGAAAGAGGTTGCCCTTGCTGGTTCCCCGGGAAGCAAAGCAATGAGGCAACTTACACAACAGATTTTGGACATTACAATCAAAGCTGTTGGAGAAG GCATCACTGACCTATCAAGGGAAGCAAGTGACATTTCTGTTTGGTGTTTGACTCAAAACCCTGAATGTTACAGGCAATGG GACATGCTTTACATGGATAATCTTGAAGCAAGTGTAATTATTCTGAGAAAGCTGTCTCATGAATGGAAGGAGCACTCTGCCAAACATCCTACTCTGGACACTTTGAgggaaactcttcagagtttcAAGCAGAAG AATGAGAAAGCATTGGCAAAGGGAGATGACGGTGCACACTATGCATCATTGAAGGACGCGGACAAGTACTGCAAGGTGATTTCGAGGCATTTGTCGCAGGGCCATGGATGCATGAAGAGCATGGTCATTGTGTCTCTTGCCCTGGCTGTAGGTGCTGTTATTACGTCCCAAAACATGCATTCTTGGGACTACAAGAAACTTTCAGAATTGTTGAACTTCCCCTGA